The Peribacillus sp. FSL E2-0218 genome contains a region encoding:
- a CDS encoding M14 family metallocarboxypeptidase, whose translation MKKIIPTILSAVTLGLVTGLPGQSPVAKAEEFTPYYGNGPSYIQPDDLSYLFPEPAVSFKTPAFKQDKIAFTSQEELIGYIKSLTRKNKNIHLKTIGKSTEGRDIPMLLFSKDSKNPRKDSHKPLIWIQGQIHGNEPAAGESTLVLAQWLADGTLGDVLEKVNVAIVPRVNPDGSYYFKRYTANDMDANRDYLKVEYPEVQKIHQAIDDYEPEVILDVHEYTVNPAPLKKVGANGSISSYDLLISSAKNLNIPEPLRKASDELLLPNVFKTLKKEKLSYHDYYTLDTSNAGVLTATEGSTEARIGRNALGLKNTMTYLIETRGINIARTDFKRRVFAQATAQAAFIKTAADQARTVKKVVKQAEHEVVEKGRKANDKDKIVIASENKLVKNQRLAVVDLAKAKLVNTPIDWLDSTDAYPTLVRDRPTAYILPPEYKEIANKLQLLGVDVKKLKKPMEISVEGYKVRDIKVSPELESGHATRAVTTDITKKKRDFPKGSYVFDMAQADANFISLALEPEGIDSYVTFNFIPAVKGKELPVYRYMHQSSLPAK comes from the coding sequence GTGAAAAAAATCATTCCAACCATCTTATCAGCGGTCACACTAGGTCTTGTCACTGGATTGCCTGGCCAGAGTCCAGTCGCCAAGGCAGAAGAATTCACCCCTTATTACGGAAATGGCCCAAGCTATATTCAACCTGATGATCTCTCTTATCTTTTCCCAGAACCTGCCGTATCTTTCAAGACCCCTGCCTTTAAGCAAGACAAGATCGCCTTTACAAGCCAAGAAGAATTGATTGGTTATATCAAATCCCTCACCCGTAAAAATAAGAACATCCATCTCAAGACGATAGGAAAATCCACGGAGGGACGCGATATCCCGATGCTGCTTTTCAGTAAGGATTCAAAAAATCCGCGGAAGGATAGCCACAAACCATTGATTTGGATCCAAGGCCAAATTCATGGGAATGAACCCGCAGCTGGTGAATCAACATTAGTCCTTGCCCAATGGCTGGCAGATGGTACGCTTGGCGATGTCCTCGAGAAAGTGAATGTAGCCATCGTTCCGCGCGTCAATCCAGATGGCTCTTATTATTTCAAACGATATACGGCCAATGATATGGATGCGAATCGCGATTATTTAAAAGTGGAATATCCTGAAGTACAGAAGATCCATCAGGCGATCGATGATTATGAGCCTGAAGTCATTCTTGATGTACATGAATATACCGTCAATCCGGCTCCCCTTAAAAAGGTAGGCGCAAATGGATCGATCTCTTCCTATGATCTACTCATCTCCTCAGCCAAGAATCTGAATATACCGGAGCCGCTTCGAAAAGCTTCGGATGAGCTGCTTTTACCGAATGTTTTTAAAACGTTGAAAAAGGAAAAGCTCTCCTATCATGATTACTATACACTCGATACTTCTAATGCCGGCGTCCTTACCGCTACTGAAGGGAGCACCGAGGCCCGCATCGGCAGAAACGCCCTCGGTTTGAAAAATACGATGACCTATTTAATTGAAACAAGGGGCATCAATATTGCCCGGACCGATTTTAAACGGCGGGTTTTTGCCCAGGCCACCGCGCAGGCAGCATTCATTAAAACGGCCGCCGATCAGGCACGTACCGTAAAAAAAGTGGTCAAACAGGCAGAGCATGAAGTCGTCGAAAAAGGCAGAAAGGCTAATGATAAGGACAAGATTGTCATTGCCAGCGAGAATAAGTTAGTCAAGAATCAACGGCTGGCAGTAGTCGATCTAGCGAAGGCAAAATTGGTCAATACCCCAATCGATTGGCTCGATTCTACCGATGCCTACCCTACCCTTGTCAGGGATCGCCCGACAGCCTACATCCTTCCGCCTGAATATAAAGAAATCGCCAACAAACTTCAGCTATTGGGTGTAGACGTGAAAAAATTAAAAAAACCGATGGAAATATCTGTTGAAGGCTACAAAGTCAGGGATATAAAGGTATCTCCGGAACTGGAAAGCGGACATGCGACAAGGGCAGTCACCACCGACATAACAAAGAAGAAACGTGATTTCCCAAAAGGGAGCTATGTATTCGATATGGCCCAGGCCGATGCCAATTTCATCTCCCTGGCGCTCGAGCCTGAAGGGATAGACAGTTATGTGACCTTCAATTTCATCCCTGCTGTAAAAGGGAAGGAACTTCCGGTTTACCGCTATATGCACCAATCCTCGTTACCCGCTAAATGA
- a CDS encoding tetratricopeptide repeat protein, which yields MESLARALSLRANKEYEQSSQVLQELAKRDPGDAIIRYHCAWSLDILGLEAEAVPHYEAAIGLGLPDEEAKGAYLGLGSTYRTIGKYAQAIRALEAGLEKFPGDRALVVFRAMAHYNLGQHDLAMESLLKVITETSNDREIQSYARAIEFYSDKLDIVFTEK from the coding sequence ATGGAGAGTTTAGCGAGGGCACTGTCCTTAAGAGCAAACAAAGAATATGAACAATCGAGTCAGGTATTGCAGGAGTTGGCGAAGCGAGATCCCGGCGATGCAATCATCCGGTATCACTGTGCCTGGAGCTTGGATATCCTGGGACTTGAGGCGGAAGCGGTTCCGCACTATGAAGCGGCCATCGGACTGGGATTGCCTGATGAGGAAGCAAAGGGTGCCTACCTAGGATTGGGAAGTACATATCGCACCATCGGGAAATATGCGCAAGCAATACGGGCATTGGAGGCGGGTCTGGAGAAATTTCCTGGCGACAGGGCTCTAGTGGTATTCAGGGCGATGGCCCATTATAATTTGGGGCAGCATGATTTGGCCATGGAATCTTTATTGAAAGTGATAACGGAAACCTCGAATGATCGCGAAATTCAATCATATGCAAGGGCGATTGAATTTTATAGCGATAAACTGGATATCGTTTTCACGGAAAAATGA
- a CDS encoding iron chelate uptake ABC transporter family permease subunit, with protein MNNKSKIIILAVLAAVLTAGYIFWDLGPNWDYALPRRVMKILAIIVVGCAIAFSTVIFQTVTNNKILTPSILGLDSMYMLIQTGVIFLFGSTHILIMNKTLNFLITLTAMLIFSSLLFKFMFKKDRNIYFLLLIGIIFGTLFGSMSSFMQVLIDPNEFQIIQNKMFASFNNVNTDLLTLAIILMIAAMIYFMRFLKYLDVMSLGRDQAVNLGVDYDFVTKRVLIVVTILISISTALIGPITFLGLLVANVAYQFIKSYRHKHIIPGAMLISVIALVGGQFIVERIFTFSTTLSVIINFIGGVYFIYLLLKENKSW; from the coding sequence ATGAATAATAAAAGTAAGATCATCATCTTAGCCGTTCTTGCAGCGGTCCTGACGGCAGGTTATATCTTTTGGGATCTTGGTCCGAACTGGGATTATGCACTTCCGAGAAGGGTCATGAAAATTCTCGCCATCATTGTGGTAGGCTGCGCAATAGCCTTTTCAACCGTGATTTTCCAGACGGTCACGAATAATAAAATCCTGACACCAAGCATTTTGGGATTGGACTCCATGTATATGCTGATCCAGACCGGAGTGATTTTCCTCTTTGGTTCTACGCACATCCTGATCATGAATAAAACACTTAATTTCCTGATTACGCTGACTGCGATGCTCATTTTTTCCAGTTTGCTGTTCAAATTCATGTTCAAGAAAGACCGCAATATTTACTTCTTGTTGCTTATCGGGATCATCTTCGGGACACTATTTGGCAGCATGTCTTCATTCATGCAAGTGTTAATAGACCCGAATGAATTTCAGATCATCCAAAATAAAATGTTTGCCAGCTTCAATAATGTCAATACAGATCTATTAACCTTGGCCATCATCCTCATGATAGCGGCAATGATCTATTTCATGAGATTTTTGAAGTATTTGGATGTCATGTCCCTCGGGAGGGACCAAGCCGTAAACCTGGGTGTCGATTATGATTTTGTCACGAAACGGGTCTTGATCGTCGTGACGATCCTGATATCCATTTCTACTGCCCTGATCGGCCCCATCACATTCCTCGGGTTACTTGTTGCCAATGTGGCTTACCAATTCATTAAATCCTATCGCCATAAACACATCATCCCGGGGGCGATGCTGATCAGTGTGATTGCCTTGGTCGGCGGTCAATTCATTGTAGAGAGGATCTTCACATTCTCTACTACCCTAAGTGTGATCATTAACTTCATTGGCGGAGTGTATTTCATCTATCTTCTATTAAAGGAGAATAAATCATGGTAG
- the shc gene encoding squalene--hopene cyclase produces the protein MSQKVQVEIDRLIQCLKQDQSADGSWNYPFDTGITADAYMIIILKILDMEDPPLIEALVRRIESRQTENGSWKLFPDELDGNVTVTIEAYYGLLYSGIRTKHDPHMRKAKQFILSKGGIKQAKALTKMMLTVTGQYNWPRFFPIPLEAVLLPPTFFVNIYDLSVYGRVNMIPILLLGHERFQIKSSNAPSLKDLFLSREERSEEHVWEEYRTEEYRSFFSTIQSGVKALIGFPDYLHSLALDSTKRYMLDRLEPDGTLYNYFGSTFFMIFALLSIGYSKNDPVIVKAVEGLKGMACSIDGQTHIQFTNADVWNTSLISYALQEAGISFEDEAVHAANQYLLSRQHYMYGDWLIHNPDAIPGGWGFSDLNTMNPDVDDTTATLRALSNQIREATDKRDSWQRGVSFTVSMQNDDGGFPAFERNNDHTWLQLLPLEGSKYLLTDPSTADLTGRTLEFLGNYTNMKKPEEASKRAIDWLLHDQKRDGSWYGRWGICYLYGTWSALTGLKAAGQSSEHHSIRKAAAWLKKIQNKDGGWGESCYSDIKERYIPLGASTLTHTAWAVDALISVSEEPTAEIEKGVAYLIRSGQAGSWTDDYPVGQAMADFLYIHYHSYRYIYPLLALSHYKNKFLNA, from the coding sequence TTGAGCCAAAAAGTACAAGTGGAAATCGACCGCCTTATTCAATGCTTGAAGCAGGACCAATCCGCTGATGGTTCGTGGAATTATCCATTTGATACCGGGATAACTGCAGATGCCTATATGATCATCATATTAAAAATCCTGGATATGGAAGATCCTCCTCTTATAGAAGCTCTAGTAAGACGAATCGAAAGCAGGCAAACCGAAAACGGATCATGGAAGCTCTTCCCGGACGAACTGGATGGGAATGTTACGGTAACGATCGAGGCTTACTATGGTCTGCTCTATAGCGGCATCCGAACTAAACATGATCCCCATATGAGAAAAGCGAAACAATTCATTCTTTCCAAGGGCGGGATCAAGCAGGCCAAAGCATTGACCAAAATGATGCTCACGGTCACCGGGCAATATAACTGGCCGCGCTTTTTCCCGATTCCTCTTGAAGCTGTCTTACTGCCGCCAACCTTTTTCGTCAACATCTATGATCTTTCCGTATATGGGCGCGTCAATATGATCCCCATCCTATTACTTGGTCATGAACGGTTTCAGATCAAGAGCTCCAACGCTCCCAGTTTAAAAGATTTGTTCCTGTCGAGGGAGGAACGATCCGAGGAGCACGTATGGGAGGAATATCGGACGGAAGAATATCGCTCATTCTTCTCCACCATTCAATCCGGCGTCAAAGCATTGATCGGGTTTCCCGATTACTTGCATTCCTTGGCCTTGGATTCAACGAAGCGGTATATGCTCGATAGACTTGAACCGGACGGAACGCTTTATAATTATTTCGGTTCCACCTTCTTCATGATCTTTGCACTCCTTTCCATTGGATATTCGAAAAATGATCCGGTGATCGTCAAGGCAGTGGAAGGATTGAAGGGGATGGCTTGTTCCATTGATGGTCAGACGCATATCCAATTTACGAATGCAGATGTTTGGAATACCTCATTGATCAGCTACGCACTTCAAGAAGCAGGCATCTCATTTGAAGACGAGGCTGTTCACGCCGCCAATCAATATTTACTGTCACGCCAGCATTATATGTATGGAGATTGGTTGATTCATAATCCTGACGCAATCCCGGGTGGCTGGGGATTTTCCGATTTGAATACGATGAACCCGGATGTCGATGATACGACAGCCACGCTCCGGGCGCTCTCTAACCAAATCCGTGAAGCGACGGATAAACGGGATAGTTGGCAGCGCGGCGTTTCCTTTACCGTTTCCATGCAAAATGACGATGGCGGATTTCCTGCCTTCGAGCGGAACAACGACCATACATGGCTCCAGCTACTGCCTCTGGAAGGTTCCAAGTATCTCCTGACAGACCCTTCGACCGCTGACTTGACCGGAAGGACGCTTGAATTCCTAGGGAATTATACAAACATGAAGAAGCCTGAGGAAGCAAGCAAAAGAGCGATCGACTGGCTGTTGCACGACCAGAAGCGTGATGGCTCGTGGTATGGGCGCTGGGGAATCTGCTATCTATATGGCACATGGTCTGCCCTCACTGGCCTGAAGGCAGCAGGGCAATCAAGTGAACATCATTCCATCCGAAAAGCAGCCGCTTGGTTGAAGAAAATCCAAAATAAAGATGGCGGCTGGGGTGAGTCCTGCTACAGTGACATCAAGGAACGGTATATTCCGCTAGGTGCCAGTACCCTGACCCATACAGCCTGGGCGGTGGATGCGTTGATATCGGTATCCGAAGAACCGACAGCGGAAATAGAGAAGGGCGTCGCCTATCTGATCCGCTCCGGTCAAGCCGGCAGCTGGACCGATGATTATCCTGTTGGGCAGGCAATGGCGGATTTTTTATATATCCACTATCACAGCTATCGCTATATCTATCCGCTTTTGGCCTTAAGCCATTACAAAAACAAATTCCTGAATGCTTAA
- a CDS encoding DUF1450 domain-containing protein, translated as MKTFLSKMFTKKEKIQIEFCQNNLDRFTTDQTIAEYGKFLANPRIQYKEYECLSECKLCKETSYAKVNGQIMRGKDSHDLLDQLQEALK; from the coding sequence ATGAAAACCTTCCTTTCCAAAATGTTCACCAAAAAAGAAAAAATCCAGATTGAATTTTGCCAAAATAACCTGGACCGCTTCACTACCGACCAAACGATCGCTGAATATGGTAAGTTTCTAGCCAATCCACGGATTCAATATAAGGAATATGAATGCTTAAGTGAATGCAAGTTATGTAAGGAAACATCTTATGCAAAAGTGAACGGCCAGATCATGCGTGGAAAGGATTCACATGATCTATTGGACCAATTGCAAGAAGCTTTAAAATAA
- a CDS encoding siderophore ABC transporter substrate-binding protein encodes MIKKISILLLIAMLAVVAVACGSDKDKEETGTKKESAKSEEMTVKHQLGETKVKTNPKKVVVFDMGALDTLDKFGVEVAAVPHDGLPKYLSSYKDTTENAGGLKEPDFEKINELAPDLILISGRQSEAYEELSKIAPTVFVGVDTTKYMESFKENVTLLGKIFGKEDEAAKELATVEEHINALKEKVPADKKGLIVLANGGKISAYGPDSRFGIIHDVFGVPAVDDKLEVSTHGQSVSFEYIAEKNPDYLFVVDRDAVVGDGAAAKETVENDIVKNTKAFKDGNIIYLDPNYWYLSGGGLESVDEMVNEISKGIK; translated from the coding sequence ATGATAAAGAAAATATCTATATTGCTTTTAATTGCAATGCTGGCTGTAGTGGCTGTGGCTTGTGGATCAGATAAAGATAAAGAAGAAACAGGTACGAAAAAAGAAAGTGCCAAAAGCGAAGAAATGACCGTTAAGCACCAATTAGGCGAAACGAAAGTGAAAACGAATCCTAAAAAAGTTGTGGTATTCGATATGGGTGCCCTTGATACTCTTGATAAATTTGGTGTGGAAGTGGCGGCCGTCCCTCATGATGGACTTCCGAAATACCTTTCTAGTTATAAAGATACAACAGAGAATGCAGGCGGGTTAAAAGAACCTGACTTCGAAAAAATCAACGAGCTGGCTCCGGACCTAATCCTGATATCTGGCCGTCAATCTGAAGCATATGAAGAATTAAGCAAAATTGCGCCAACAGTTTTTGTAGGTGTCGATACGACAAAGTATATGGAATCCTTTAAAGAAAATGTAACGCTTTTAGGTAAAATCTTCGGTAAAGAAGACGAAGCAGCTAAAGAATTGGCAACTGTTGAAGAACACATTAATGCATTGAAAGAAAAAGTTCCAGCTGATAAAAAAGGCTTAATCGTTCTTGCAAACGGCGGTAAAATAAGTGCATACGGTCCTGATTCAAGGTTCGGAATCATCCATGATGTATTCGGAGTGCCTGCTGTCGATGATAAATTGGAAGTGTCTACACATGGTCAAAGCGTTTCTTTCGAATACATTGCGGAAAAGAATCCAGATTATCTATTCGTTGTCGATAGAGATGCGGTTGTCGGTGATGGCGCAGCAGCAAAAGAAACAGTGGAAAACGATATCGTGAAAAATACTAAAGCATTTAAAGACGGTAACATCATTTATCTTGACCCTAACTACTGGTACCTATCCGGAGGCGGACTTGAATCCGTTGATGAGATGGTGAATGAAATTTCTAAAGGCATCAAGTAA
- a CDS encoding ABC transporter ATP-binding protein, producing MVEVRNLFKKYHNKTVVEDVSLEIKKGKITSFIGPNGAGKSTVLSMISRLITRDSGEVLIDGKDMGTFTSKELAKKIAILKQANHINIRLTIRELVAFGRFPYSQGKLTKEDWKYVDEAIDYMELADMQEKYLDQLSGGQQQRAFIAMVIAQNTEYVLLDEPLNNLDMKHSVQIMKVLRRLADELGKTVIIVIHDINFASCYSDYIVALKDGKVAHNGPTEQVINSDVLKEIYDMDIEIQNINNNKICVYFT from the coding sequence ATGGTAGAAGTGAGAAATTTATTCAAAAAATATCATAATAAGACGGTGGTCGAGGACGTTTCCCTTGAAATCAAGAAAGGGAAAATCACTTCCTTCATCGGTCCCAATGGGGCGGGGAAAAGTACCGTCCTTTCGATGATCAGCCGGCTCATCACCCGTGATTCGGGGGAAGTCCTGATTGATGGGAAGGATATGGGGACATTCACTAGCAAGGAGCTTGCCAAAAAAATCGCCATTTTAAAGCAGGCGAACCATATCAATATCCGGTTGACGATTCGTGAACTCGTCGCATTTGGCCGGTTCCCATATTCACAAGGTAAACTGACTAAAGAGGATTGGAAGTATGTCGATGAAGCGATTGACTATATGGAGCTTGCCGACATGCAGGAGAAATACCTCGACCAGCTAAGCGGCGGGCAGCAGCAACGGGCATTCATTGCCATGGTCATTGCCCAGAATACGGAGTATGTCCTTCTTGACGAACCTTTGAACAATCTGGATATGAAGCATTCCGTTCAAATCATGAAGGTATTAAGGCGATTGGCAGATGAACTTGGGAAGACGGTCATCATCGTCATCCATGATATTAATTTTGCCTCCTGCTATTCCGATTATATCGTGGCATTGAAGGACGGCAAGGTCGCCCATAATGGGCCTACCGAGCAAGTCATTAATTCCGATGTATTGAAGGAAATCTACGATATGGATATTGAAATCCAAAATATCAACAACAATAAGATTTGTGTGTACTTCACATAA
- a CDS encoding IS1182 family transposase has protein sequence MLSKHDSIQRDQLEMITLDQLVPPNHLVRKMEAAIDFTFIYDLVKDMYSEVGRPSIDPVILVKLTFIQYTFGIRSMRKTIEEVETNMAYRWFLGYGFHDKVPHFSTFGKNYERRFKDTDLFEQIFCRILMTAANKKLISVEHVFVDSTHVKASANKRKFEKKIVRKETRAYQGRLQEEINQDRENHGKKPFPPDKFDKEETKAIKESTTDPESGYYVKDERTKQFAYSFHAAADGNGFVLGTIVTPGNTHDSHILEPLVEQVIEKVGKPEAVAADAAYKTPAITSYLFNKEITPALPYTRPRTKEGFFRKHDYVYDEHFDCYLCPSGETLKYSTTNKEGYREYKSPKQICATCSFLSRCTESKDHQKVVTRHIWQAYVEEADHLRHHQEVKPIYAKRKETIERVFADAKEKHGMRWTTLRGLKKLSMQAMLTFAAMNVKKMATWTWQGPKMA, from the coding sequence ATGCTTTCTAAACATGATTCTATTCAGCGAGATCAACTTGAAATGATTACTTTAGATCAACTGGTGCCACCGAACCATTTGGTTCGTAAAATGGAGGCTGCCATTGACTTCACTTTCATTTATGACTTGGTGAAAGATATGTACTCAGAGGTAGGACGCCCAAGTATTGATCCAGTTATTTTAGTTAAACTGACTTTCATTCAATATACCTTCGGTATTCGTTCCATGCGTAAAACGATTGAAGAAGTTGAAACCAATATGGCTTACCGTTGGTTCTTAGGCTATGGTTTCCATGATAAAGTACCTCATTTCTCTACGTTCGGAAAAAATTATGAGCGACGCTTTAAAGATACAGACCTGTTTGAACAGATTTTCTGTCGCATTTTAATGACAGCTGCTAATAAAAAGTTAATAAGTGTAGAACACGTTTTCGTGGATTCCACACATGTGAAAGCCAGTGCGAATAAACGGAAATTTGAAAAGAAAATCGTTCGTAAAGAAACACGAGCGTATCAAGGACGTCTTCAAGAAGAAATCAATCAAGATCGTGAAAACCATGGAAAGAAGCCTTTTCCACCAGATAAATTTGATAAGGAAGAAACCAAAGCAATTAAAGAAAGTACTACGGATCCTGAGAGTGGCTACTATGTGAAAGATGAACGAACAAAACAGTTTGCCTATTCATTCCATGCGGCCGCAGACGGCAACGGTTTTGTATTGGGAACGATTGTAACACCTGGTAATACACATGACAGTCATATTTTGGAGCCACTTGTTGAGCAAGTGATTGAGAAAGTTGGAAAACCAGAAGCAGTTGCCGCAGATGCAGCTTATAAAACACCAGCGATTACAAGCTACCTATTTAACAAAGAAATCACACCTGCTTTACCCTATACACGTCCTCGTACAAAAGAAGGATTCTTTCGCAAACATGACTATGTTTACGATGAACACTTTGATTGTTACCTTTGCCCTTCGGGAGAAACTTTAAAGTACTCAACAACAAATAAAGAGGGCTATCGCGAGTACAAATCGCCCAAACAAATTTGTGCAACATGCTCATTTTTATCACGGTGTACGGAAAGCAAAGACCATCAAAAAGTAGTGACACGGCATATCTGGCAAGCATATGTGGAAGAAGCAGATCATCTGCGTCATCATCAAGAGGTAAAACCTATATATGCGAAACGCAAAGAAACGATTGAGCGTGTATTCGCAGATGCAAAAGAAAAGCATGGTATGCGTTGGACTACTTTAAGGGGACTTAAAAAATTGTCGATGCAGGCGATGCTTACTTTCGCTGCCATGAATGTAAAGAAGATGGCCACTTGGACATGGCAAGGTCCTAAAATGGCTTAA
- a CDS encoding PepSY domain-containing protein — MKKHWSTIKEGIIQRKKMIVTVSAATVLLFGGAAGTAVYAVNKGALSEDEAVKMISDKLGGEVTQFEKDWDQPTTYEMTVKTKEGYQDVDVDAEKGEILSQEPEDADDEDMSTEQAVEKAKVSMDEAEKIALKKVDGQVTDAELDSEDGGLVYELEIKQGKKEYDVEVDAMTGKVLKTELDD; from the coding sequence ATGAAAAAGCATTGGAGTACGATAAAAGAAGGTATCATTCAACGGAAAAAGATGATCGTGACGGTGTCCGCAGCCACGGTATTGCTGTTTGGAGGTGCCGCAGGAACGGCGGTATATGCAGTCAATAAAGGGGCCCTATCCGAGGATGAGGCTGTCAAAATGATTTCGGATAAACTAGGCGGGGAGGTTACTCAATTCGAGAAGGATTGGGATCAGCCAACGACCTATGAAATGACCGTTAAAACGAAAGAAGGCTATCAGGACGTGGACGTCGATGCTGAAAAAGGAGAGATTCTTTCTCAGGAGCCGGAAGATGCCGACGATGAAGATATGAGCACGGAGCAAGCGGTGGAAAAAGCAAAGGTCAGCATGGATGAAGCTGAAAAGATTGCCTTGAAAAAGGTGGATGGGCAAGTGACGGACGCCGAATTGGATTCGGAAGATGGCGGTCTTGTTTATGAATTGGAAATCAAGCAAGGTAAAAAAGAATATGATGTAGAAGTCGATGCAATGACGGGAAAAGTATTGAAAACCGAGTTGGATGATTAA
- a CDS encoding ABC transporter permease encodes MKIRYLVIALVILSFTSLFIGVKDITPLDLLDLTDDKVQIMLQSRLPRMVTIIIAGVVMSISGLIMQQLSRNKFVSPTTAGTMDSARLGLLLALIIFPSAALIEKMVFAFIFALAGTFLFMKILDQVKYKDTIFIPLVGMMFGNIVGSISTFFAYKYDLIQSLNTWMNGDFSMIMSGRYELIYVSIPLVILAYFFANKFTVAGMGEEFAINLGLNYKFVVNFGLVIVALSSTVVLLTVGTIPFIGLIVPNIVSLYLGDNLKNSLSHTALLGAVFLLFCDILGRIIIYPFEIPIGLVVGVIGSVVFIYLIMRRKAYE; translated from the coding sequence ATGAAGATAAGATATTTAGTTATTGCTTTAGTCATTTTATCCTTTACTTCATTGTTCATTGGCGTAAAGGATATTACCCCCCTCGATTTATTGGACTTAACCGATGATAAAGTGCAGATCATGCTGCAAAGCCGTCTCCCCAGAATGGTTACGATCATCATTGCCGGAGTGGTGATGAGCATAAGCGGACTGATCATGCAGCAATTGAGCCGCAATAAGTTTGTTTCGCCCACCACTGCAGGTACGATGGATTCTGCAAGGCTTGGCCTCCTGCTTGCCCTTATCATCTTTCCATCAGCCGCCCTTATCGAGAAAATGGTATTCGCTTTCATATTCGCTTTGGCAGGTACCTTCTTGTTCATGAAGATTCTTGATCAAGTCAAATATAAGGATACGATCTTCATTCCATTGGTTGGGATGATGTTTGGCAATATCGTCGGTTCCATCTCGACCTTCTTTGCTTACAAATATGATTTGATCCAAAGCCTCAATACCTGGATGAATGGCGATTTTTCGATGATCATGTCGGGAAGGTACGAGCTTATATATGTTAGTATCCCGTTAGTCATTCTCGCCTATTTCTTTGCCAATAAATTCACTGTGGCAGGCATGGGCGAGGAGTTCGCCATCAACCTGGGGCTCAATTATAAATTCGTCGTCAACTTCGGCTTGGTTATCGTGGCCTTATCCTCGACAGTCGTTTTGCTGACGGTGGGGACCATACCTTTCATAGGATTGATCGTACCGAATATTGTATCCCTTTACCTTGGTGATAATTTGAAAAACAGCCTTTCTCATACAGCGTTGCTAGGGGCCGTGTTCCTATTGTTCTGCGATATTCTGGGCAGGATCATCATTTATCCATTTGAAATCCCGATCGGTCTCGTGGTGGGTGTGATAGGAAGCGTCGTATTCATCTATCTGATAATGAGGAGAAAGGCATATGAATAA